The Actinomadura graeca nucleotide sequence GTGAACTTCTCCTCGCCGACGCCGCCCACATGGAAGGTGATCGGGGCGCCGGTGATCCGGCTCGCCCGGCCGCTCGCGCGGACGCTCTTCAGCTCGTCGCCGGTCAGCGGCGCCGTCTCCGCGCCGACCTCGCCGATGATCCCGGCGCGGACGCCGGTGCCGTCGGCGCCGTCCACGATGTCGCGGACGATCTCGGCGGCCAGGTCGTCGACCGTCCGCCCGGGCATGTCCCGCGGGTGGAAGCCGGGGGTGTACCAGCCGGCGCCCATCACGATGTTGAGGCCGCTCGCCTCCGCCATCCGCCGCAGCGACGCGGGGTCGCGGCCGATGCCGAGGCTGGTGACCTCCACGACGGTGCCGCCGCCCGCGCGCCGGAACGCGAGGACCTCGGCGAGCATCTCGTCGAAGTCGGCGAGGACGTCGTTGTCGGCGTTGACGGCGCCGTGCCTGGTCCGGGCGAGGTTGGCCAGGGTGAGCGGCTCCCGCGCCTGCGGGGAGTCCTCGCCCGGGCGGAGGGCATGGGCCGGGCGGCGCAGGTCGACGAAGAGGTGCTCGTGCATCAGCGTCGGGCCGAGCACCTCGGGGGCGACGGGCCCGGCGACCGTGAGCACCTGGCCGCTGAGGTCCGGGACGGTCCGGTTCATGCAGGTTCCTCCGTGATGGTCAGCCAGCGCTGCGGGTTCGTCACCGTGAGCGTGTGCAGGAGCGCCTCGTCCGCCCCCGTGAACCCCAGGTAGGGGGCGAACTGCTGGACGACGAAGCCGTACCCGCCGCCGCCGAAGCCCTTCAGGTCGCTCTTGCGGGAGACGCCGGGCGACAGCAGGATCCGCTCGGCGTGGCCGCGGCCGGCGAGGGCGAGGACGGCGGCGGCGACGTCCTGGTCGTCGACCTCGCTGTACACGGTGGGCAGCCGCCCCAGCCCGTCGAACTGGACGTACGCGCCGCGTCCGGCGAAGGCGGCGAGCGCGCCGACGTCGGTGGCCAGGGCGTCGCAGCCGCCGACGGCGACCCGTCCGGCGTCGCCTCCGACCGCGGCCAGCAGGTCCAGGACGGTGTCGGCGGCGCCGCGGTCGACGAGCACGGGCGCGCCGGTGCGGCGGGCCGCGTCCGCCACGGCCTCGGCGAGGGCGCGGTCCGCCGGCCGGTCCGGGTCCAGCGCGCCGATCCTGCCGATCACGCCCGCGCGCACGCCGCCGGCACCGTCGCGGAGGTCGCGGACGATCTCCTCGGCGAGGTCTTCGGCGGAGGAATCCGCCGGGGCGGAGTGCCGGCCGCAGCCCATGATCACGTGGACGCCGGTGGCGCGGGCGAGGCGGGCGAGCGCCGCCGGGTCGCGTCCGAGGTCGGGGCAGGTCGTCTCGACGACCGCGCCGCCGCCCAGGGCGGCGAAGTCGGCGAGCTCGGGACGGGCGGTCTCCTCGGTGAGCCGCAGGTCGTCGCGGTTCGGGGCGCCCAGCGTGAGCGCGCCGAGCAGGTCCATGGTCACCGGCGGCCCGCCGGGCGCGCCGTCCCCGAGGTCGCTGACCAGGTGGACGGAGGTGACCGTGTGCCCGAGGTCGTCGGGTGCGAGGGGCCCGGTGACGGTCATGATCCGTCCGGACGCCGCGGCTGGCGTGCTCAATGGGTACCGCGCTTTCGGTGCGGGGTCGAGGCCGTGCCCGCGAGACGGAGCGAGGCGTTCAGGGAAGAGATTCCCCGCTGATCATGCCGCTCTCACCCGCGGGCGGCCATGACCGTCCACGCAAGGGACTTGACGGCGCCCGCACGATCGGCCGCGCCCGGCGGGACGGCTATGGCCGTCGGGGCAGCGCGATGGGGCGGGCGATCGACCCTTGGGACGCGGCCCGGAGTCCGGAAGATTCGGACATCACCATCGGACGCGTCGAGGGGATCAGTGATGCACGGGACAGCGCGCGGGCGCGACGAGCCGGTGGCGGTGGTGTCGATGGCCTGCCGGCTCCCGGGGGCCGGTGACCCGGAGGGGCTGTGGGAGCTGCTCGCCGAGGGACGGGACGCGGTCGGGCCCTTCCCGCCGGGCCGCTGGGACCTTGGGTCGATCTACGACCCCGATCCCCGCGCGCTGGGCACGACCTACGCGCGCGAGGGCGGCTTCGTCGAGGACATCGACGCCTTCGACCCGCACTTCTTCGGGATCACCGCGCGCGAGGCGGCGGCGATGGACCCGCAGCAGCGGCTGCTGCTGGAGACGGCGTGGGAGGCCCTGGAGCGCGCCGGGACGGTGCCCGCCCGGCTCGCGGGCGGCGAGACGGGCGTCTACCTCGGCATGCTCGGCAGCGACTACCTGTCGGGGCTGAGCCTCGACCAGTTCAACGGCCACGTCGGGACCGGCTCGGCGCTGAGCGTCGCCTCGGGCCGCGTGTCGTTCATCCTCGGGCTCGTCGGGCCCGCGATGACCGTGGACACCGCGTGCTCCTCGTCGCTGCTGGCGGTGCACCTGGCCGCCGCGGCGCTGCGGGCGGGCGAGTGCGACCAGGCGCTCGTCGGCGGCGTCACGGTGATGACCACGCCGCAGACGTTCGTGGAGTTCAGCAGGCTGCGGGCCCTGTCGCCGACCGGCCGGTGCCGGTCGTTCGCGGACGGGGCGGACGGCAGCGCCTTCTCCGAGGGCGTCGTCGTGGTCCTGCTCAAGCGGCTGTCGGACGCGCGGCGGGACGGCGACGAGGTGCTGGCGGTGCTGCGCGGGACCGCCGTCAACCACGACGGGCGGAGCCGGGCGCTGCTGGCGCCGAACGGCACGTCGCAGGAGAAGGTGATCAGGAGGGCGCTGGAGCTGTCGGCGCTCGCGCCCGGCGACATCGACTACCTGGAGGCGCACGCGACCGGGACGATGGTCGGCGACCCGACCGAGGCGCGGGCGCTGGCGCGGGTGTTCCGGGACGACCGGCCACCGGGCCGCCCGCTCCACCTGGGGTGCGTGAAGTCCAACATCGGGCACACGCAGGCGGCCAGCGGGCTCGCCGCGCTCGCCAAGGTGGTGTTGTCGCTGCGGCACGAGCGGCTGCCGCGCACGCTGCACGCCGAGCGGCCGACCCGCCGCGTGCGCTGGGAGGACAGCGGGCTGCGCCTCGTCCAGGAGCCGCTGCCCTGGCCCCGCGGCGAGCGGACGCGGCGCGCGGGGGTCAGCTCCTTCGGGATCGGCGGGACGAACGTCCACGTGATCGTGGAGGAGGCCCCGCTCCCCGAACCGGCCGCGCGGGCGGGCGCCGAGGGCGCGGCGGGCGCGGGCTCGCCGGACGGGCCGTGGCTGTTCGTGGTGTCCGCGCGCGACGACGCGGGGCTGGAGCGCCAGGCCGCCCGCCTGGCCGCCCACGTGGCCAAGGACGAGACGGCGCGGCTCCCCGACGTGGCGTACACGCTCGCCCGCTGCCGCAGCCATTTCGAGCGCCGGGCGGTCGTGGCGGCCGCCGGCCGCGACACGCTGCTGTCCGCGCTGGAGGCGCTGGCCGACGGCCGTCCCGACCCCGCGCTGGTCCCGGCGCGCAAGCACCTCAAAGGGAAGCTGGCCTTCGTCTTCCCGGAGCTCCCGCCGGACACCGGGGCCGGCGCGGACCCGGCGGCGCGCCCGGAGGCGTTCGCCGCCGCGCTCGCCCGCTGTGACGAGGCGATCCGCCGACGGACGGGACGGTCGGTCGTCCCGGTCCTGCGCGGTGAGGAGGAGGCGTCCGGACCCCTGGCGGACGCGGCGCGGTTCGCCCTCGGCTGCGCGCTGGACGCGTGGTGGCGGTCCCTCGGCGTCCGGCCGGACGCGGTGGCCGGGTACGGCGCCGGGAGGATCACCGCCGCGCACGTCGCGGGCGCGCTGACCCTCGACGAGGCCGCCGCGCTCGTGACGGGACACGGCGACGGCCGGGAGGCACCGGACATCCCGGGCGTGCCGGAGCTCCTCGGTGAGCGGTTCCGCTACTTCGTGGAGATGGGCACGGGACCCTCGCCCGTCCAGGCGGACGCGGACGCGGCCGGCACGGCGGTCCATGTCGTGGGCTCCTCCCTCGACCGCGACGGCATGCTGCGCCGCCTGGCCCACCTGGTCGCGGCGGGGATCTCGCCCGACTGGTCGGAGGCGATGCCGGCGGGGTCGCGCGTGGCCCTGCCGACCTACGCGTTCGAACGCGGCCGTTACTGGATGTCCCCGACACCCATGGTCCCGGCCGCGACCCCAGAAGCGGGCTGAGCGCAGAAAGATCCGCCCCCCGGCCGGAAGGTGTCCGGCTGGGGGGCTTTCGCTGTCGGGCGGGCGTCGCGGTCGCGGCGCGGCCGGTCAGGCCGGGGCGCCGGCCAGCGCGTAGCCGTGCACGATCGACGCGCGGAACTCCTGCTCGTAGAGCCCTTCGAGCGGCGCGGGGACCGCCGCGTGCGGCGAGAGGAACGACGGGACGAGCCGCGCCCGGTGCTCGGGCCAGCCGCCGTCCAGGGAGAGGCAGGGGCGGGTGGAGGCGGGGAGCGTGCGTCCGGCGACGTCCGGGTCGGTGATCCAGCCTTCGGCCGCGTCCACCGCCGCGAGCGTCGCGCCGAGGTCCAGCGCCGCCGCGGGCGTGGGGGCGGCGCGCGTCGCGTCGAGCCAGGTCAGCGCGCGGGTCTGGAACACGGTGCGGTGGGGGCCGGGCAGGCGCTCGGCCAGCGCCACGACCGGCAGCACCGCGCGCGCCGTGACCGTCTCGCAGGCGAGCATCCGCAGGACGGGCCCCGGCGACGCCTCGGCCGTGAAGGGAGGCGTCCAGGACCGGGGCCCGGGGAGCGCGCCGCAGGTGGGGCACTCCACGAGGCGGACGCGGACGGACGGGCCCGGCGCGCCGAACTCCACGCGCGGGGCGGCCAGCAGCGCGGCGGCGGCCTCCCGCCGCGCCATCGCCGCCACCAGGGCGTTCACGTCAGGTGGCATCAGCGAATCTCCGTTCTCCCATGCCCTGCCGGACCGCCTCCAGCGCGAGCCGGACGCAGTCCCCGCGCAGCTCCCGGTGGTCCCGCCGGGTCAGCCCCTGGTCGATCCAGGACTCGACGGCCGCGGGCATCAGCGGGCCCGGCCCGGCGGACGAGGGCGCCGAGCGCGCGACGTCCACGCCGAGGAGGTAGCACGCGGCCCACACCTCCGTCATCGCCGGGACCGCGCGGGCGGGCAGCCCGGACAGGTGCGGCGCGGCGGCGTCGAGCACCTCCTCGGGGTCCACGCCCGCCAGCGGGCAGGCGTCGTACCAGTACCAGCCGAACTCGTGCTCCACCGGGTCGCCGTGCATGAGCCGGATCGAGCAGACCGAGTCCTGGAGGGCGACGGTGCAGGTGCCCGGCGGCAGTTCGAGGTCGGCGGACGGGTGGTCCACCGGCCAGCGCCGGTCGGGCGTGAAGACGGTCGCGCGCAGCCCGTCGCTGTGGCCCTCGACGAGCGACTCGGCGTGCCCGTGGTCCATCAGGTGCGGCACCGTCGTCACGACGGGGATGCCCCGCTCCCGGCAGAAGATCACGACCATCTCGTCGTCGTCCTGGACCTCGTCGGGGATGCCGGCGAGGTAGTCGGCGAGGGCGCGGGCGTGCTCCACCGGGAGGACGAACGCCTGGGTGGGCGTCCACTCGTACGGCGAGAGCGGGGCGTAGGCCGCGCCGGCGACCGCCGCCCTGCGCACGAGGTAGGAGTTGTGCGGGGTGTGCCAGAGGCAGAAGGACGAGACGCCGTGCGCGGGCCGCCCGGCGATCGCGTCGCGGAGCTGCGCGGCGAAGCCGGGGGCCAGCCGCACGTCGTCCTGGAGGACCAGGTGGTGCGTCGCGCCGTCGTCGATCGCCGCCCACGCCCGCTTGGCCGTGCGCAGCGGGCTGGGCCTGCCGTCGGGCTCGGGGTCGGGGACGACCGCGGGTTCGAGGGGGGCGCACGCGCGCAGCAGCGACGGGATCCGGTGCGCGCGGCGCGGGTGGTGCATGATGGCCGCGCTGATCCTGATCACGGGCGGTCCCCCGCGTCCCTATGCCCGCGGGCCGCCGCGTGGATGCGGTTGAGCGTCTCCACGTCGTGGGCGGCGTCCTCCGCCGGGCTGAGGCAGGGCCGCCCGTCCGCCAGGACGTCGAAGAAGTGGTCCAGCTCGGCCTTGAAGGGGCTGACGTAGGAGCCGGGGAGCCTGCTCTCCACGAGGGCGCCGTCGCGGAGCCGGGTCGTGGACAGCGTCGCCGGGACGTTCTTGAGGTAGATCGACGGATATTCCAGGACGTGGGTCGCGTCGCCGGTCACCGCGCGGATCTCCTCGACGTACCCGCCCGCGACGGTGTCGAGGGTCACGACGCCCATGCTGACGTGCCGGTCCGGGCCGTCCTGCCAGATGACCTCGACCCCGCGGCGGTCCAGCACGTCGGTGACGAGCCGCAACTCGGGCCGGGTGATGCCGGTCAGCACGCGCAGCAGGTACACCTCGTGGATCGCGAGGTTGAACAGCACCTCCTCGCGGAGGTACTCCCACGACCCGCCCCATTCCGGCGCCGCCGCGGGCGGGGTCCAGTCGAGCGGTCGGACGACGTCGAGGTGCGCGCGGAAGTGGTAGTCCATCGGCAGGGCGGCCTCGGCACGGAGGTAGACCGGGCCGGTCTCGCCGCGGACCTCGTCACGCAGGGCGCCGAACGCCGTGTCGAACAGGCGGCTGTAGCCGACCATGACGGTCCTGCCGAGCGCCTTGGCCTTCTCGGCGATCGCGTGGGCGTCCTCGGTCGAGTAGCACAGCGGCTTCTCGACGAAGACGTCCATGCCGGCGTCCAGGGCGTCGTGGATGATGGCCGCGTGGTCCCCCGAGGTGAGGACCACCAGCACGTCCGCCGGCGAGGTCCGCAGCATCTCGCGGTGGTCGGTGAAGGTCGCGGCGACGCCGAACCGGTCCGCCACCCCCTTCAGGACGTGCGGGTCCCGCTCGCAGACCGCGCGGACGGTGCACGCGTCGGAGCGTTCGAGCAGGTGCGGCAGATGCATGATCTGCGCGATCTCCCCGCACCCGACGACGTCGACCGTGAGACGGCTTCGCATTGCCTTCCCTTCGCTTGTGGCGGAGTCTGCGGGCCGCGCCGGGCGTGGGGGCGGCCCGTGTGCTGCTCGGAACCCGGGGCCGCTCAGAGCCCGTGGGCCGCGGCGACCTTGAGCAGGGCGTGGCGGATGTCGCTGAAGTCGGCGTAGTCGCCGAGCAGTAGGAAGTGCGGGATCGTCATGATCTGCTGCCGGGCGGCGAGCGACTCGGGCAGCGCGAAGTTCTTCGGGTCGATCCGGGTCAGCAGGGCCGGGTCGTACTTCTGCGGCGATCCGAGCGGGTTGTACAGGCGGCAGTCGTTCAGCGGGTCGTGCAGCGGCTCGCAGGTGACGCGCAGCTCGTGGCTGAGCTCGTTCTGCATCGCCTCGACCTCGGCGGGCTTGACGTCGGAGTGGACGCGGACGCAGTACCGGTAGTAGGTGCGCCTGGTGCATCCGTCCGGCGCCGCGACCGGCGAGAACGCGTCGATCTCGGTGAGCGCGTCGTCGAGCAGCGCCGCGGTCACGCGCCGCTGCTCGTTCTCGGCGTCCATCTCCTCAAGGCGCCCCAGCAGCAGCGCCGCCTGCACCTCCGACAGGCACAGGTTCCGCCCCTGGACGTCGCCGCGGTCCTGGAGGTTGGGGTCGCCCACCCCCGGGTTGACGGAGTAGACACGGCCGTCGGCGCGGTACTGCTCCATGAGCCCGGCGAGGGACGCGTCGGCGGTGACGGACGCGCCGCCCTCGCCGCACGTCAGGACCTTCGACTCCTGCATGCTGTAGGTGCCGATCGCGCCGTAGGTGCCGACCGGCCTGCCCCGGTACTCGGCGCCGTGCGCCTGCGCGCAGTCCTCAACCAGCGCGAGGCCGTGCCGCCGCGCGAGGCCGGTGAACGCGTCGAGGTCGGCGGTGTTGCACGCGTAGTGGACGAGCAGGACGGCCTCGGTGCGCGGCGTCAGCGCGGCGGCAGCGGCGGCCGGGGACATGCAGAGCGTGCCGGGGTCGATGTCCACCAGGACCGGGACGAGCCCGGCGCCCGCGACCGCTGACGCGCACGCGACCCAGGTCAGGCCGGGGACCAGCACCTCCGCGCCGCGGCTGAGCCCGAGCGCCTCGAAGGCGATCGTCAGGGCGCTGCTGCCGCTGGTGGTCGGGATGCAGTGCTCCACGCCGTGGTAGGCGGCGAACGCGCGGGCGAAACGCCGCTCGTACAGCTCCTGGCCGTTGTGCATCTCGCTGATCGCCCAGCGGCCGCTGCGCAGCGCGTCCAGGGCGAGGCGCTCGGTCCCGGCGTCGAGCCGCGGCCACGCGGGCCACGGCGTCGCGCGGGCGGGCGTGCCTCCGTAGGCGGCGAGTCCCTCGCCGGGGCCGCTCTTCGTCGCGCCACCGAGCGCCTCGCTCATGGCTCATCACCGCTCTTTCCTCAAAGTCCTTGGGTGCGCAGGGGCGCGCCGTCCTCCGGCCGATGGGGCGCTGCCATCGTGGTCGGCGGCGGCGGAGCGGCGATATCCCCCGCCGACCGCTCTGCCGGGCGGACGAATGGGCTGTCCGGACATGGCGGAAGGGTGAGCGGCGGGACGCCAGGTCCCGGCCGCCCGGGACCGCCGCCGTCCATCTGGCAGGCCCGTCTGAGCGCCCCAAAGGCGCCAGACAGCGACGGGCCGCATCCCTAGCGTGGACCAGGCCGCGCCGATGCCGGGTCGTGCCGATGCCGCGACGTGCCGATCCGGGTCGTGCCGACGACGGGACGAGCCGCCAAGACGAACGGGGTGCAGGGCCGTGGGAATCGATCGTAAGCCGAGGACTCCGGAGCCTCCGGCCGACGCGCCGGAGGCTCCGGAGTCCCCGGACACGCAGGGGACGGACGAGGTGACCGCCGCTCCAGGCGGACGCGGCCCGCAGGTGCTCGCGTTCGCCACGGCCCTGGTGGCAGGCACGGCCGGCATCTCGATGGCGTCGCCGTGGCGGGACGAGGCGGCCACCGTCTCCGCGACGCGGCGCACCCTGCCGGAGCTGTGGCGGCTCCTCGGGCACACCGACGCCGTCCACGGCGCCTACTACCTGCTGCTGCACCCGCTGGTGAGGGTGTTCGGCAGCGGTGAGGCGGTACTCCGCCTGCCCTCGGTCCTCGCGGTCGCCGTCGCCGCGGCCGGGGTGGCGTGGCTGGGGCAGCGGCTGGACGGGCGGCGCACCGGCGTGCTCGCGGGGGCCGCGTTCGCGCTGACCCCGACGGTCGGCAGGTACGCCCAGGAGGCCCGGTCCTACGCGCTCGTGACGGCGCTCGCCGTGCTGTCCACATGCCTGTTCGTGAAGCT carries:
- a CDS encoding phosphotriesterase family protein codes for the protein MNRTVPDLSGQVLTVAGPVAPEVLGPTLMHEHLFVDLRRPAHALRPGEDSPQAREPLTLANLARTRHGAVNADNDVLADFDEMLAEVLAFRRAGGGTVVEVTSLGIGRDPASLRRMAEASGLNIVMGAGWYTPGFHPRDMPGRTVDDLAAEIVRDIVDGADGTGVRAGIIGEVGAETAPLTGDELKSVRASGRASRITGAPITFHVGGVGEEKFTVLDILDEEGVDPANVVLGHAGTMAVDLPFARRVLARGVFIEFDFLTSPGSPWGHLVLLSDHKVARGIAALVEEGYADQILLGHDVCQKIQLKRYGGQGFDYIPAHFLPALRRRGVDDEALHKIMVDNPARALTFTRPDPD
- a CDS encoding Gfo/Idh/MocA family protein, with translation MRSRLTVDVVGCGEIAQIMHLPHLLERSDACTVRAVCERDPHVLKGVADRFGVAATFTDHREMLRTSPADVLVVLTSGDHAAIIHDALDAGMDVFVEKPLCYSTEDAHAIAEKAKALGRTVMVGYSRLFDTAFGALRDEVRGETGPVYLRAEAALPMDYHFRAHLDVVRPLDWTPPAAAPEWGGSWEYLREEVLFNLAIHEVYLLRVLTGITRPELRLVTDVLDRRGVEVIWQDGPDRHVSMGVVTLDTVAGGYVEEIRAVTGDATHVLEYPSIYLKNVPATLSTTRLRDGALVESRLPGSYVSPFKAELDHFFDVLADGRPCLSPAEDAAHDVETLNRIHAAARGHRDAGDRP
- a CDS encoding type I polyketide synthase; its protein translation is MHGTARGRDEPVAVVSMACRLPGAGDPEGLWELLAEGRDAVGPFPPGRWDLGSIYDPDPRALGTTYAREGGFVEDIDAFDPHFFGITAREAAAMDPQQRLLLETAWEALERAGTVPARLAGGETGVYLGMLGSDYLSGLSLDQFNGHVGTGSALSVASGRVSFILGLVGPAMTVDTACSSSLLAVHLAAAALRAGECDQALVGGVTVMTTPQTFVEFSRLRALSPTGRCRSFADGADGSAFSEGVVVVLLKRLSDARRDGDEVLAVLRGTAVNHDGRSRALLAPNGTSQEKVIRRALELSALAPGDIDYLEAHATGTMVGDPTEARALARVFRDDRPPGRPLHLGCVKSNIGHTQAASGLAALAKVVLSLRHERLPRTLHAERPTRRVRWEDSGLRLVQEPLPWPRGERTRRAGVSSFGIGGTNVHVIVEEAPLPEPAARAGAEGAAGAGSPDGPWLFVVSARDDAGLERQAARLAAHVAKDETARLPDVAYTLARCRSHFERRAVVAAAGRDTLLSALEALADGRPDPALVPARKHLKGKLAFVFPELPPDTGAGADPAARPEAFAAALARCDEAIRRRTGRSVVPVLRGEEEASGPLADAARFALGCALDAWWRSLGVRPDAVAGYGAGRITAAHVAGALTLDEAAALVTGHGDGREAPDIPGVPELLGERFRYFVEMGTGPSPVQADADAAGTAVHVVGSSLDRDGMLRRLAHLVAAGISPDWSEAMPAGSRVALPTYAFERGRYWMSPTPMVPAATPEAG
- a CDS encoding phosphotriesterase; the protein is MTVTGPLAPDDLGHTVTSVHLVSDLGDGAPGGPPVTMDLLGALTLGAPNRDDLRLTEETARPELADFAALGGGAVVETTCPDLGRDPAALARLARATGVHVIMGCGRHSAPADSSAEDLAEEIVRDLRDGAGGVRAGVIGRIGALDPDRPADRALAEAVADAARRTGAPVLVDRGAADTVLDLLAAVGGDAGRVAVGGCDALATDVGALAAFAGRGAYVQFDGLGRLPTVYSEVDDQDVAAAVLALAGRGHAERILLSPGVSRKSDLKGFGGGGYGFVVQQFAPYLGFTGADEALLHTLTVTNPQRWLTITEEPA
- a CDS encoding DegT/DnrJ/EryC1/StrS family aminotransferase, whose protein sequence is MSEALGGATKSGPGEGLAAYGGTPARATPWPAWPRLDAGTERLALDALRSGRWAISEMHNGQELYERRFARAFAAYHGVEHCIPTTSGSSALTIAFEALGLSRGAEVLVPGLTWVACASAVAGAGLVPVLVDIDPGTLCMSPAAAAAALTPRTEAVLLVHYACNTADLDAFTGLARRHGLALVEDCAQAHGAEYRGRPVGTYGAIGTYSMQESKVLTCGEGGASVTADASLAGLMEQYRADGRVYSVNPGVGDPNLQDRGDVQGRNLCLSEVQAALLLGRLEEMDAENEQRRVTAALLDDALTEIDAFSPVAAPDGCTRRTYYRYCVRVHSDVKPAEVEAMQNELSHELRVTCEPLHDPLNDCRLYNPLGSPQKYDPALLTRIDPKNFALPESLAARQQIMTIPHFLLLGDYADFSDIRHALLKVAAAHGL